The following proteins are co-located in the Ensifer sp. WSM1721 genome:
- a CDS encoding LLM class flavin-dependent oxidoreductase: protein MELGLYTFADVDPNAVDRGAEGRRRLADLLEEIELADQVGLDVFGLGEHHRPDYAASAPAVILAAAAARTNRIRLTSAVTVLSSDDPVRVFQQFATLDLISSGRAEIMAGRGSFIESFPLFGQSLDDYDQLFAEKLELLLALRDSEKITWSGELRPPINDRGVYPRPLQNPLPLWIAVGGTPQSVARAGALGLPMALAIIGGEPRRFAPLFDLYREAARRAGQDPAKLKTSINVHGFIADTTEKAADQFYGPQAEVMNRIGRERDWGPTNRAHYDQARSPTGNLFIGDPETVAQKIVAHQRLFRNDRFLLQMAIGLMPHDQIMRGIELYGTKVAPLVREMLAEEGQPQASGI, encoded by the coding sequence ATGGAACTCGGACTCTATACATTCGCCGACGTCGATCCGAATGCGGTCGACAGGGGAGCGGAGGGCCGCCGGCGTCTGGCCGATCTCCTCGAGGAGATCGAGCTTGCCGATCAGGTCGGTCTCGATGTTTTCGGCCTTGGCGAGCACCATCGGCCGGACTACGCGGCCTCGGCGCCGGCGGTGATCCTCGCGGCGGCCGCGGCGCGCACGAACCGGATTCGGCTGACAAGCGCGGTGACCGTGCTGAGCTCCGACGATCCGGTTCGCGTTTTCCAGCAGTTCGCGACGCTCGATCTCATCTCCAGCGGCCGTGCCGAGATCATGGCCGGGCGTGGCTCTTTCATCGAATCCTTCCCGCTCTTCGGCCAGTCGCTCGACGACTACGACCAGCTTTTTGCCGAGAAGCTGGAGCTCCTGCTGGCGCTGCGCGACAGCGAGAAGATCACCTGGTCGGGCGAGCTGCGTCCGCCGATCAACGACCGCGGCGTCTATCCGCGGCCGCTGCAGAACCCATTGCCGCTCTGGATTGCCGTCGGCGGCACGCCGCAATCGGTTGCGCGGGCCGGTGCGCTCGGTTTGCCGATGGCGCTCGCGATCATCGGCGGGGAACCGCGCCGATTTGCTCCGTTGTTTGATCTTTACCGCGAGGCGGCACGGCGTGCGGGGCAAGATCCAGCCAAGCTCAAGACGAGCATCAACGTGCACGGATTCATCGCCGACACGACGGAAAAGGCGGCCGACCAGTTCTACGGACCGCAGGCGGAGGTGATGAATCGCATCGGCCGCGAACGCGATTGGGGACCGACGAACCGCGCCCACTATGACCAGGCACGCAGCCCGACTGGAAATCTCTTCATCGGCGATCCGGAAACGGTCGCACAAAAGATCGTGGCGCACCAACGGCTGTTCCGCAATGACCGCTTCCTCCTGCAGATGGCGATTGGCCTGATGCCGCATGACCAAATCATGCGGGGCATCGAGCTTTACGGCACCAAGGTGGCGCCGTTGGTCCGCGAGATGCTGGCGGAAGAGGGCCAGCCGCAGGCATCCGGCATCTGA
- a CDS encoding DUF1801 domain-containing protein: MKGETTTMKEAATSKSGSMEEGSPSRLIDARINELGDWRGETLAHIRALIKQADPEVVEEWKWRGVPVWSHAGIICTGETYKNVVKMTFAKGASLEDPSGLFNSSLEGNTRRAIDIHEGDKIDEEALKALIRAAVALNTSARAARSQKRPKSS, encoded by the coding sequence GTGAAGGGAGAGACAACGACCATGAAGGAAGCGGCGACGTCGAAGAGCGGCTCGATGGAAGAGGGTTCTCCCTCTCGGCTGATAGACGCGAGAATCAACGAGCTCGGCGATTGGCGCGGCGAGACGCTCGCCCACATCCGAGCTCTCATCAAGCAGGCCGACCCTGAGGTGGTCGAGGAGTGGAAGTGGAGAGGAGTTCCGGTGTGGTCGCATGCCGGAATCATCTGCACGGGTGAGACCTACAAGAATGTCGTGAAGATGACCTTCGCCAAGGGCGCCTCGTTGGAAGACCCTTCAGGCCTCTTCAACTCCAGCCTCGAGGGCAACACCAGGCGTGCCATCGATATCCATGAGGGCGACAAGATCGACGAAGAGGCGTTGAAGGCGCTCATCCGCGCCGCCGTGGCACTGAACACGTCGGCGCGAGCCGCCCGCTCTCAGAAGAGACCGAAGAGCTCTTGA
- a CDS encoding DUF1801 domain-containing protein — MTGKAPKKPGKVATKAAPNQVTAEPVLLSGGNPQIAKGYGDAPVQAYIAAMPGWKSDLGRRLDEIIVRTVPGVRKAVKWNSPFYGVEDQAWFLSFHCFTKYVKVTFFRGTSLRPVPPGTSKHPEVRYLDIHEGQLDEAQFADWVKQASQLPGEKL, encoded by the coding sequence ATGACCGGCAAAGCACCAAAGAAGCCAGGGAAGGTTGCAACGAAGGCCGCTCCCAACCAGGTCACCGCGGAGCCTGTCCTCCTCTCGGGTGGCAATCCTCAGATCGCGAAGGGCTATGGCGACGCTCCGGTGCAGGCTTACATCGCGGCCATGCCTGGCTGGAAGAGCGACCTCGGCCGCCGCCTCGACGAAATCATCGTGCGCACCGTCCCCGGCGTGCGCAAGGCAGTCAAATGGAACTCGCCCTTTTATGGCGTCGAGGACCAAGCCTGGTTCCTCAGCTTTCATTGCTTCACCAAGTACGTCAAAGTGACTTTCTTCCGCGGCACGTCGCTGCGTCCTGTCCCACCCGGGACGTCCAAGCACCCGGAAGTACGTTACCTCGACATCCATGAGGGCCAACTCGACGAAGCTCAGTTCGCCGACTGGGTGAAGCAGGCCAGCCAATTGCCCGGCGAAAAATTGTGA
- a CDS encoding SRPBCC domain-containing protein, giving the protein MNDTPTETRSVVVEREIPYPPEKIWRALTQPHLIEEWLMKSDFKPVVGHRFNLRGDWGGVLDCEVLAIEPNKKLTYTWNFAHEDAAFDLKSVVTFTLTPTSTGTQLRIEQSGFRPDQRQAYGGAKAGWQQFLEKLEQVLARMD; this is encoded by the coding sequence ATGAACGATACGCCGACCGAAACGCGCTCTGTCGTCGTCGAGCGTGAAATCCCTTATCCGCCGGAGAAGATCTGGCGCGCGCTCACCCAACCACACCTGATCGAGGAGTGGCTGATGAAAAGCGATTTCAAGCCTGTCGTAGGGCACCGTTTCAATCTTCGCGGAGATTGGGGTGGAGTATTGGACTGCGAGGTCCTCGCCATAGAGCCGAACAAAAAGCTGACCTACACTTGGAATTTCGCCCACGAGGATGCGGCCTTCGACCTGAAGAGTGTGGTGACTTTTACGCTCACCCCGACAAGCACCGGGACGCAGCTGCGCATCGAGCAGTCGGGCTTCCGGCCGGATCAGCGGCAGGCCTACGGCGGTGCCAAGGCGGGATGGCAGCAATTCCTTGAAAAGCTGGAGCAGGTCTTGGCGCGGATGGACTGA
- a CDS encoding helix-turn-helix transcriptional regulator has translation MSNAHDMLFRTLADPTRRALFERLCREGERTVGALTARAGVSQPVVSKHLGLLKEAGLVRDRHEGRHTYYSAQLGALAPLLDWTSQMAGFWQSRFDDLEDLLKRMDQ, from the coding sequence ATGTCGAATGCTCATGATATGCTCTTCAGGACGCTTGCCGATCCCACTCGGCGGGCTCTCTTTGAGCGACTGTGCCGCGAAGGAGAGAGGACGGTTGGAGCTCTGACGGCTCGGGCCGGGGTCTCGCAACCGGTCGTCTCGAAACATCTCGGGCTCTTAAAGGAGGCCGGATTGGTGCGCGATCGCCACGAAGGTCGCCATACATATTATAGCGCGCAACTCGGCGCTCTTGCCCCTTTGCTCGATTGGACGAGCCAGATGGCCGGGTTCTGGCAGAGCCGTTTCGACGATCTCGAAGACCTACTGAAAAGGATGGACCAATGA
- the glpK gene encoding glycerol kinase GlpK encodes MGGYILAIDQGTTSTRAIVFDGKQKIAGVGQKEVKQHFPKSGWVEHDPEEIWQTVIFTIKEAIATAGISASDIAAIGITNQRETVVVWERDTGKPIHNAIVWQDRRTASFCDKLKKKGLEKTFVKKTGLLLDPYFSGTKLNWLLSNVKGAQARAAKGELCFGTIDTFLIWRLTGGRSFATDATNASRTLLYNIAENAWDDELTDILRVPKAMLPEVKDCAADFGITDPSLFGAAIPILGVAGDQQAATIGQACFEPGMMKSTYGTGCFALLNTGKDMVRSKNRLLTTIAYRLDGKTTYALEGSIFVAGAAVQWLRDGLKVIKAAPDTGTLAESADPSQEVYLVPAFTGLGAPHWDPDARGAIFGMTRNTGPAEFARAALEAVCYQTRDLLEAMYKDWRSNGKETVLRVDGGMVASDWTMQRLADLLDAPVDRPVILETTALGVAWLAGSRAGVWPNRQEFAKSWACDRRFEPRMDEATRKVKLKGWRSAVKRTLIAA; translated from the coding sequence ATGGGCGGATATATTCTCGCGATCGATCAGGGCACCACGTCGACCCGGGCAATCGTCTTCGACGGCAAACAGAAAATCGCGGGTGTCGGCCAAAAGGAAGTCAAGCAACACTTTCCGAAATCCGGCTGGGTCGAGCACGACCCGGAGGAGATTTGGCAGACGGTGATCTTCACGATTAAGGAGGCGATCGCCACGGCCGGTATCTCGGCGAGCGATATCGCCGCCATCGGCATCACCAACCAGCGCGAGACCGTGGTCGTATGGGAACGCGACACCGGTAAGCCGATCCACAATGCGATCGTCTGGCAGGATCGCCGCACCGCTTCTTTTTGCGACAAGCTCAAGAAGAAGGGGCTGGAAAAGACCTTCGTCAAGAAGACCGGCCTGCTGCTCGACCCATATTTCTCCGGAACGAAGCTCAATTGGCTACTTAGCAACGTGAAGGGGGCGCAGGCGCGAGCGGCGAAGGGCGAGCTCTGCTTCGGAACCATCGACACATTCCTCATCTGGCGGCTCACCGGCGGCAGGTCTTTCGCCACGGACGCGACCAATGCTTCGCGCACGCTCCTCTACAATATTGCCGAGAATGCCTGGGACGACGAACTCACCGACATCCTTCGCGTGCCTAAGGCGATGCTGCCAGAGGTCAAGGACTGCGCGGCGGATTTCGGCATCACCGATCCATCGCTTTTCGGCGCCGCGATCCCGATCCTCGGCGTCGCGGGCGACCAGCAGGCGGCGACGATCGGTCAGGCCTGTTTCGAGCCGGGCATGATGAAATCCACCTATGGCACCGGCTGTTTCGCGCTGCTCAACACCGGCAAGGATATGGTCCGCTCGAAGAACCGCCTGCTCACCACCATTGCCTATCGCCTCGACGGCAAGACCACCTATGCGCTCGAAGGCTCGATCTTCGTCGCAGGTGCTGCCGTGCAATGGCTGCGCGATGGGCTCAAGGTGATCAAGGCGGCACCCGATACGGGCACGCTTGCCGAAAGCGCCGATCCGTCGCAGGAGGTCTATCTCGTGCCCGCCTTCACCGGTCTCGGCGCGCCGCATTGGGACCCGGATGCGCGAGGCGCGATCTTCGGCATGACGCGCAATACCGGTCCGGCGGAATTCGCCCGTGCGGCGCTCGAGGCCGTCTGCTACCAGACGCGCGATCTCCTGGAAGCGATGTACAAGGATTGGCGCAGCAACGGCAAGGAAACGGTGCTGCGCGTCGACGGCGGCATGGTCGCCTCCGACTGGACGATGCAGCGCCTAGCAGACCTGCTCGACGCTCCCGTCGACCGCCCGGTCATCCTCGAAACGACTGCGCTCGGCGTCGCCTGGCTTGCTGGAAGCCGCGCCGGCGTCTGGCCGAACAGGCAAGAGTTTGCCAAGTCCTGGGCCTGCGACCGGCGCTTCGAGCCGCGAATGGACGAGGCGACGCGCAAGGTTAAGCTCAAAGGTTGGCGCAGTGCAGTGAAGCGGACGTTGATCGCGGCCTAA
- a CDS encoding 3-hydroxybutyrate dehydrogenase, whose amino-acid sequence MTKTAVITGSTSGIGLAIARAFAGTGANIVLNGFGTADEIRTVTDEVAGLGNGTVLYHPADMAKPNEVADLMATAASRFGGADILVNNAGVQFVEKIEDFPVEQWDRIIAINLSSSFHTIRAAIPTMKKKGWGRIINIASAHGLVASPFKSAYVAAKHGIMGLTKTVALEVAENGITVNSICPGYVLTPLVEKQIPDQARTRGITEEQVINEVMLKGQPTKKFITVEQVASLALYLASDDAAQITGTHVSMDGGWTAQ is encoded by the coding sequence ATGACGAAAACTGCAGTGATAACGGGTTCGACGAGCGGCATCGGGCTGGCGATCGCCAGAGCCTTTGCCGGTACCGGCGCCAATATCGTGCTCAACGGCTTCGGAACGGCGGACGAGATCAGGACGGTGACGGACGAGGTCGCGGGTCTCGGCAACGGCACCGTGCTCTACCACCCCGCCGATATGGCCAAGCCGAACGAGGTCGCCGACCTGATGGCGACGGCCGCTTCGCGCTTCGGCGGCGCAGATATCCTCGTCAACAATGCCGGCGTGCAGTTCGTCGAAAAGATCGAGGATTTCCCTGTCGAGCAGTGGGACCGGATCATCGCCATCAATCTCTCCTCCTCCTTCCACACGATTCGCGCCGCCATTCCGACGATGAAGAAGAAAGGCTGGGGGCGCATCATCAATATCGCCTCCGCGCACGGGCTCGTCGCCTCGCCTTTCAAGTCCGCCTATGTCGCGGCCAAGCATGGTATCATGGGCTTGACGAAGACCGTGGCGCTGGAGGTGGCTGAAAACGGCATCACCGTAAACTCGATCTGCCCGGGCTACGTCCTGACGCCGCTCGTCGAAAAGCAGATACCGGACCAGGCGAGAACGCGCGGCATCACCGAGGAGCAGGTGATCAATGAGGTGATGCTCAAGGGCCAGCCGACGAAGAAGTTCATAACGGTCGAGCAGGTCGCGTCGCTGGCGCTCTATCTTGCAAGTGACGACGCCGCCCAGATCACCGGCACACATGTCTCCATGGATGGCGGCTGGACTGCGCAATAA
- the xdhA gene encoding xanthine dehydrogenase small subunit — protein sequence MAKESGSIRFILNDTEVALSEVAPTATLLDYLRLERRLTGSKEGCAEGDCGACTVLIGRLARDGRGEEGLVYESVNACIRFVGSLNATHVVTVEHLAAKDGTLHPVQQAMVDFHGSQCGFCTPGIVMSLYGLWLTDDNPSRAAIEKALQGNLCRCTGYEPIIRAAEAATRERPSALFDPITRTREAVTARLGALRQTETIVIRKGEDCLILPVDTTDLARVLAEYPNATIVAGSTDVGLWVTKQMRSLNPVIFIGGIAELQRIESSEAGLTIGAGVSYTAAREALSAAYPTLGCLIDRIGGDQIRNMGTIGGNIANGSPIGDSPPPLIALGATVTLRSKDGTRSLPLEDFFIAYGRQDRKPGEFVESVFVPALPPGEHFAAYKITKRRDEDISALLGAFRISLDGDRVKTARIAFGGMAATPKRAKAVEAALIGQPWTEDTIREAQAAFEADYQPITDWRATAAYRLLAAKNLLMRFFLESTGEIVQLQRFEEVA from the coding sequence ATGGCAAAGGAATCCGGCAGCATCCGCTTCATCCTGAACGATACGGAGGTCGCCCTTTCCGAAGTCGCGCCGACGGCCACATTACTCGATTATCTGAGGCTCGAGCGTCGCCTCACCGGCAGCAAGGAAGGCTGCGCCGAGGGCGACTGCGGCGCCTGCACCGTGCTGATCGGCCGGCTTGCGCGCGACGGCCGCGGGGAAGAGGGTCTCGTCTACGAAAGCGTCAATGCCTGCATCCGCTTCGTGGGCTCGCTGAACGCCACGCATGTCGTGACCGTCGAGCACCTGGCCGCCAAGGACGGCACGCTCCATCCGGTGCAGCAGGCGATGGTGGATTTCCATGGATCGCAATGCGGCTTCTGCACGCCGGGCATCGTCATGTCGCTCTACGGCCTGTGGCTCACCGACGACAATCCGAGCCGCGCGGCGATCGAGAAGGCGCTGCAGGGCAATCTCTGTCGCTGCACCGGTTATGAGCCGATCATCCGCGCGGCCGAAGCGGCCACCAGGGAACGGCCTTCGGCGCTCTTCGATCCGATCACGCGAACGCGCGAGGCGGTCACTGCCCGGCTGGGGGCCCTGCGGCAGACAGAAACGATCGTCATCCGCAAAGGCGAGGACTGCCTGATCCTACCGGTCGACACTACCGACCTCGCCCGCGTGCTTGCTGAATATCCAAATGCGACGATTGTCGCCGGTTCGACCGATGTCGGGCTTTGGGTGACAAAGCAGATGCGATCGCTCAACCCCGTGATCTTCATCGGCGGCATTGCGGAACTGCAGCGGATCGAGAGCTCTGAGGCGGGCCTGACGATCGGCGCCGGGGTGAGCTATACGGCTGCACGTGAGGCGCTTTCGGCCGCCTACCCCACGCTTGGCTGTCTGATCGACCGCATTGGCGGCGACCAGATCCGCAACATGGGCACGATCGGCGGCAATATCGCCAACGGCTCTCCGATCGGCGACAGCCCACCGCCGCTGATCGCCCTCGGCGCGACGGTAACCCTGCGTTCGAAAGACGGCACGCGCTCGCTGCCGCTCGAGGACTTCTTCATCGCCTATGGCAGACAGGACCGCAAACCGGGCGAGTTCGTCGAGAGCGTTTTCGTTCCGGCGCTGCCCCCAGGCGAGCATTTCGCCGCCTACAAGATCACGAAGCGCCGCGACGAGGATATCTCTGCCCTGCTCGGCGCCTTCCGGATTTCCCTCGACGGAGACCGGGTGAAGACCGCCCGCATCGCCTTCGGCGGCATGGCGGCGACGCCGAAGCGAGCGAAGGCCGTAGAGGCGGCGCTGATCGGCCAGCCCTGGACCGAGGATACAATACGCGAAGCGCAAGCCGCCTTCGAGGCCGATTACCAGCCGATCACTGACTGGCGCGCCACGGCCGCCTATCGCCTGCTCGCGGCGAAGAACCTGCTGATGCGTTTCTTCCTGGAAAGCACCGGAGAGATAGTACAATTGCAGCGGTTCGAGGAGGTCGCATGA
- the xdhB gene encoding xanthine dehydrogenase molybdopterin binding subunit: MDKSAFEDHATITGPMHAPLKHDSAHKHVAGTADYIDDMPEPAGTLHGALGLTDRAHAEILEMDLSAVSAVPGVVCVLTARDMPHSNDISPTHLHDEPVLADGRVQFHGQPAFAVIAETRDIARRAARLAKITYRDLPPVIDVVDAIATGGEFVTPPLTLQRGDAEGELERSPRRLKGKMRIGGQEHFYLEGHIALAIPGEDDEMTVWVSTQHPSEIQRMVAQVLGTPVNAVTVNVRRMGGGFGGKETQGNQFAALAAVAARKLRRAVKFRPDRDDDMIATGKRHDFLVDYDVGFDEDGHILAVHANYAARCGFSADLSGPVTDRALFHADNAYFYPNVKLTSEPLKTNTVSNTAFRGFGGPQGMVGGERIIEEIAYAVGKDPLDIRKLNFYGDGDSGRDVTPYHQKVEDNIIRRIVDELEASADYQARRAAIIEFNRSSRVIRKGIALTPVKFGISFTLTHLNQAGALVHIYTDGSIHLNHGGTEMGQGVYTKVAQVLADSFQIDIDRVKITATTTGKVPNTSATAASSGSDLNGMAAFDAARQIKERLVAFAAERWQTTVENVSFVPNHVKIGEELVPFAELIRQAYAARVQLSAAGFYATPKIHWDRATGRGTPFYYFAYGAAVSEVSIDTLTGEYLVDCVDVLHDVGRSLNPAIDLGQIEGGFVQGMGWLTTEELWWDEKGRLRTHAPSTYKIPLASDRPKIFNVRLAEWSQNVEKTIGRSKAVGEPPLMLPISVLEALSMAVASVADYRECPRLDTPATPERILMAVERLRQI, from the coding sequence ATGGATAAGTCCGCCTTCGAAGACCACGCGACCATCACCGGCCCGATGCACGCGCCGTTAAAACACGACAGCGCGCACAAGCATGTGGCCGGAACCGCCGACTATATCGACGACATGCCGGAACCCGCCGGCACCTTGCACGGCGCGCTCGGCCTCACCGATCGGGCGCATGCCGAGATACTGGAAATGGACCTTTCCGCCGTGTCGGCTGTTCCCGGCGTCGTCTGCGTACTCACCGCCAGGGACATGCCGCATTCCAACGACATCAGCCCAACCCATTTGCACGACGAGCCGGTGCTCGCGGACGGCCGGGTGCAGTTCCACGGGCAACCGGCCTTTGCGGTGATTGCCGAGACGCGCGACATCGCCCGCCGCGCCGCACGGCTTGCCAAGATTACTTATCGCGACTTGCCTCCCGTGATCGATGTCGTCGATGCCATCGCGACCGGCGGCGAGTTCGTGACCCCACCCCTGACGCTCCAACGCGGCGACGCGGAAGGCGAGCTGGAGCGCTCCCCGCGCCGGCTGAAGGGGAAGATGCGGATCGGCGGTCAGGAGCACTTCTATCTCGAAGGACACATCGCGCTCGCGATCCCCGGCGAGGACGATGAGATGACGGTCTGGGTCTCGACACAGCATCCAAGCGAGATCCAACGTATGGTGGCGCAGGTGCTCGGCACGCCCGTGAATGCCGTCACGGTGAATGTTCGCAGAATGGGCGGCGGCTTCGGCGGCAAGGAAACACAGGGCAACCAGTTCGCGGCACTCGCCGCCGTCGCCGCGCGCAAGCTCCGTCGTGCCGTGAAGTTCCGCCCGGATCGCGACGACGACATGATCGCCACCGGCAAGCGCCATGATTTTCTCGTCGACTACGACGTCGGCTTCGATGAAGACGGGCACATTCTGGCGGTCCATGCGAACTATGCCGCGCGCTGCGGCTTTTCCGCCGATCTCTCGGGCCCGGTCACCGACCGCGCCCTCTTCCATGCGGACAATGCCTATTTCTATCCGAATGTGAAGCTGACCTCCGAGCCGCTGAAGACGAACACGGTATCGAACACCGCCTTCCGCGGCTTCGGCGGGCCGCAGGGCATGGTGGGCGGCGAGCGGATCATCGAGGAGATCGCCTATGCGGTCGGCAAGGACCCGCTCGACATCCGCAAGCTGAACTTTTACGGCGACGGGGATTCGGGCCGGGACGTCACGCCCTATCACCAGAAGGTCGAGGACAACATCATCCGCCGCATCGTCGACGAACTGGAGGCGAGCGCCGACTATCAGGCCCGCCGGGCGGCAATCATCGAGTTCAACAGATCGAGCCGGGTGATTCGCAAGGGTATAGCGCTGACGCCAGTAAAATTCGGCATCTCCTTCACGCTTACCCACCTAAACCAGGCCGGCGCCCTCGTCCACATCTACACGGACGGCTCGATCCATCTCAATCACGGCGGTACCGAGATGGGCCAGGGCGTGTACACCAAGGTGGCGCAGGTCCTCGCCGACAGTTTCCAGATCGATATCGATCGGGTGAAGATTACCGCGACGACGACCGGAAAAGTGCCGAACACCTCGGCGACCGCCGCCTCGTCGGGCTCCGACCTCAACGGCATGGCCGCCTTCGATGCCGCCCGGCAGATCAAGGAACGGCTCGTCGCCTTTGCCGCGGAGCGCTGGCAGACGACGGTAGAGAACGTCTCTTTCGTGCCCAACCACGTCAAGATCGGCGAAGAGCTCGTGCCCTTCGCGGAACTCATCCGCCAGGCCTATGCGGCGCGCGTACAGCTTTCCGCCGCCGGCTTTTACGCGACGCCGAAAATCCACTGGGACCGCGCAACCGGCCGCGGCACGCCCTTCTATTATTTCGCCTATGGTGCGGCCGTTTCCGAAGTCTCGATCGATACGTTGACAGGAGAATATCTGGTCGACTGCGTTGACGTGCTGCACGACGTCGGCCGCTCCCTCAATCCGGCGATCGACCTCGGCCAGATCGAAGGCGGTTTCGTGCAGGGTATGGGCTGGCTGACGACGGAGGAGCTCTGGTGGGATGAGAAGGGGCGCTTGAGGACGCATGCCCCCTCCACCTACAAGATCCCTCTTGCCTCGGATCGGCCTAAGATCTTCAACGTGCGCCTCGCCGAGTGGTCACAAAACGTCGAAAAGACGATCGGCCGGTCGAAGGCGGTGGGAGAGCCGCCGCTCATGCTGCCGATCTCGGTTCTCGAGGCTCTGTCGATGGCTGTCGCCAGCGTCGCCGATTATCGCGAATGCCCCCGCCTCGATACGCCGGCGACGCCGGAACGGATCTTGATGGCGGTGGAACGGTTGAGACAGATTTGA
- a CDS encoding LysR substrate-binding domain-containing protein → MKMSKQFPLNALRVFEAAARLGSFTKAGDELGMTQTAVSYQIKLIEENIGEPLFLRRPRQVALTEIGKHLAPKVTEAFEMLQEAVASARGDTEAALLINSTATFASQWLAREIGTFQLAHPNIAVRLVANDAIIDFNKEAVDVAIRSGKGDWPGLISHRLMRVEFTPMLSPALAETIGGVRRPRDLLKLRIIGPRDPWWALWFRAAGVEDPDLAGRPASRLGAQAFEARAAVAGQGVAILMPEFYSDDVALGRLYQPFDLRCNDGHDYWLVYPHARRNTSKIRAFRDWILGKLNPEAPEGPH, encoded by the coding sequence ATGAAGATGTCGAAGCAGTTTCCGCTGAATGCGCTCAGGGTCTTCGAGGCGGCCGCCCGGCTCGGCAGTTTCACCAAGGCGGGCGACGAGCTCGGCATGACCCAGACGGCGGTCAGCTATCAGATCAAGCTCATCGAGGAGAATATCGGCGAGCCGCTGTTCCTGAGGCGTCCGCGGCAGGTCGCGCTGACGGAGATTGGCAAGCACTTGGCACCGAAGGTGACGGAAGCCTTCGAGATGCTGCAGGAAGCGGTCGCCTCGGCGCGCGGGGATACTGAAGCGGCGCTGCTCATCAACTCGACGGCAACCTTCGCGTCGCAATGGCTCGCTCGAGAAATCGGCACGTTCCAACTCGCGCATCCAAATATCGCCGTTCGTCTGGTGGCGAACGATGCGATCATCGATTTCAACAAGGAGGCGGTCGACGTCGCGATCCGTTCCGGCAAGGGCGACTGGCCGGGCCTCATCAGCCATCGCCTGATGCGGGTGGAGTTCACCCCAATGCTCAGCCCAGCCCTTGCGGAAACGATCGGGGGCGTGCGCAGGCCGCGAGACCTTCTGAAGCTCCGCATCATCGGCCCTCGGGATCCCTGGTGGGCCTTGTGGTTTCGCGCCGCCGGCGTGGAGGATCCCGATCTGGCGGGTCGTCCGGCGAGCCGTCTCGGCGCCCAGGCCTTCGAGGCTCGGGCGGCGGTGGCCGGCCAGGGCGTCGCTATCCTGATGCCTGAATTCTATAGTGACGACGTGGCGCTCGGCAGGCTTTACCAGCCATTCGATCTGCGTTGCAACGACGGCCACGATTACTGGCTCGTCTACCCGCACGCTCGCCGCAACACCTCGAAGATCCGTGCCTTCCGCGACTGGATTCTTGGCAAGCTCAATCCAGAGGCCCCTGAAGGCCCGCACTGA